The following are encoded together in the Pedobacter steynii genome:
- a CDS encoding ABC-three component system protein, with protein sequence MEDVIEIKKPVGIGKRSNYDILTDQPVVAIDKLKTVGEDEFEDIVREWVWGYLIKNNLSGYIDCKKCAGAGDLGRDIIAVLSKDGPKWDNYQCKHYGSKIMPSQIWGEIGKFLYHAFKKRFTMPETYYFVSGLGPGPDLINYVENPEKFKSELIANWDKYCSTKMIKGQAIPLDAGLKSYVEAIDFKLFEFIDPQQLIEEHAKTRYHYSRFGGTMPDRVFSAGVPPEVKDNEITYVNELLEAYTDHKQSSITLDNIKTDGTYGAHFDRQRQSFYLADSLNEFSKDAFPEYTDHFDSIKTEIHSGVVDVCESPHPDGYTRVKMVTQEAKKLQLTSNPLIKFMKLDDREGICHHLISDRKLSWKGTKP encoded by the coding sequence GTGGAGGATGTAATTGAAATCAAAAAGCCAGTCGGAATCGGAAAGCGATCAAACTATGACATCTTAACTGATCAGCCGGTTGTTGCCATCGACAAACTAAAAACCGTAGGTGAGGATGAGTTCGAAGACATCGTCCGGGAATGGGTTTGGGGCTACCTGATCAAAAATAACCTTTCCGGATATATCGACTGTAAAAAATGTGCAGGCGCAGGTGACCTGGGAAGGGACATCATTGCTGTACTTTCGAAGGATGGTCCGAAATGGGATAACTACCAGTGCAAGCATTACGGGAGTAAAATCATGCCTTCCCAAATTTGGGGAGAAATAGGCAAGTTTCTTTATCATGCATTTAAAAAGCGCTTCACTATGCCGGAAACCTATTATTTCGTTTCTGGATTAGGTCCTGGGCCTGACCTCATCAATTACGTGGAGAATCCAGAGAAATTCAAAAGCGAATTGATCGCAAACTGGGACAAATACTGTTCAACAAAGATGATCAAGGGACAGGCCATTCCATTGGATGCTGGACTCAAATCATATGTTGAGGCCATCGATTTTAAGCTCTTTGAGTTTATTGACCCGCAACAATTGATCGAAGAGCATGCAAAGACCCGATACCACTACTCCCGTTTCGGAGGCACTATGCCTGACAGGGTGTTTTCTGCAGGGGTACCGCCAGAAGTCAAGGACAATGAAATCACTTATGTCAATGAACTTCTGGAGGCTTACACCGATCATAAACAATCCAGCATCACATTAGACAACATTAAGACGGACGGCACCTACGGCGCGCATTTTGACAGGCAGCGTCAGAGCTTTTACCTGGCAGATTCGTTAAATGAATTCTCTAAGGATGCTTTCCCGGAATATACCGACCATTTTGACAGCATTAAAACTGAGATACATTCTGGTGTAGTTGATGTATGTGAAAGCCCCCATCCCGACGGATATACCCGGGTAAAAATGGTTACCCAGGAAGCCAAGAAATTACAGTTGACCAGTAACCCGCTGATCA